From the genome of Streptomyces spinoverrucosus:
CCCGCCGCCGAGGCGGGGATCCGCGCCGGGGACGGACTGCGCAGCGTCGACGGCCAGAAGGTCGACGGGCGTCCGGTGACCGAGGTGGTCTCCTTACTGCGCGGTGACGCCACCGACGCGGCCGCCGGTACGACCGTCCGCCTCGGTCTGGCGCGCGGCACGCACGCGTGGACCGAGACCCTGCGCCGGGCCCGCCTGTCCACCGACTCCGTGACCGTGCGCACGCTCGCCGACGGCGCCACCGTGATCAGGATCACCGCCTTCACCAAGGGCTCCGGCGAGGTCGTGCGCGATGCCGTACGGCAGGCCCCGGCCGCTTCCGGGATCATCCTCGACCTGCGCGGCAACTCCGGCGGCCTGGTCACCGAGGCCGTCACCGCCGCCTCCGCCTTCCTCGACGGCGGCCTGGTCGCCACCTACGACGTCGACGGCGAGCAGCGCGCCCTGCATGCCGAGCCCGGCGGCGACACCGCGAGACCCCTGGTCGCGCTCGTCGACGGCGGCACGATGAGCGCGGCCGAGCTGCTCACCGGCGCCCTTCAGGACCGCGGCCGCGCGGTCGTCGTGGGCTCCCGCACCTTCGGCAAGGGCTCGGTCCAGATGCCCAGCCGGCTGCCCGACGGCTCCGTCGCCGAGCTCACCGTCGGCCACTACCGCACCCCCTCCGGCCGCGGCGTCGACGGCCACGGCATCGCCCCCGACCTGGAGGCCGGCGAGCAGGCCCTGCGGCGGGCGGAGACCATCCTCGGCGGTCTCGGGCAGTAGCACCCCCGAGGTCGATAATGGCTTCCCGGACACCCCCTTCGTAGTGCGAAAATGGTCGGCACTATGGCTAAGGAAAAAGGGCGCAAGCTGATCGCGCAGAACAAGAAGGCGCGGCACGACTACCACATCCTCGACACCTACGAGGCCGGTCTGGTCCTCACGGGCACCGAGGTGAAGTCGCTGCGCCAGGGCCGGGCCTCGCTGGTCGACGGCTTCGTGC
Proteins encoded in this window:
- a CDS encoding S41 family peptidase, with amino-acid sequence MSGRDLFCQPRRFGRGAALTLVFASVLVAGAATGSLPMDERAPAPGTTPSAAPVGSQQDVARAAAEAMAEGKSPIEAAQRAVSRSGNRWDAVYSRGEYEEFQEALDGEYTGVGLSARRERDGRIEVTKVAAGSPAAEAGIRAGDGLRSVDGQKVDGRPVTEVVSLLRGDATDAAAGTTVRLGLARGTHAWTETLRRARLSTDSVTVRTLADGATVIRITAFTKGSGEVVRDAVRQAPAASGIILDLRGNSGGLVTEAVTAASAFLDGGLVATYDVDGEQRALHAEPGGDTARPLVALVDGGTMSAAELLTGALQDRGRAVVVGSRTFGKGSVQMPSRLPDGSVAELTVGHYRTPSGRGVDGHGIAPDLEAGEQALRRAETILGGLGQ